The sequence TTGTTAAATATTTACGATAACCTATCTATGATAAAATAGATCTACAAATTTTAAAAGAGGTAAATGATAACGAGAGGGTTAGGTGACGTGAACAATATTTGGCAAGAAATTTTAGATGTAGTAGAAGAAAAGATGGGAAAACCTACAGTAGAAGCTTTCCTAAAACCTTCTAAGGCAATAATAAATAAAGAAGAAAAAAAACTAACACTAATACTACCTAATGAATTTATTAAAACTTATATCGAACAAAAATCTGGCAAATTAAAAAATATAATCGAAGACATTTTAGAAGGAGAAAATCTAAAATTACACTTAGAAGTAGATGAATCCATAGGAAATTTAAGTCAGGAAGAGTATTTAGAAGGAAATAATAAAATAGAGAGAAACGAACAGAAAGGCTTTTTATCAAAATATACATTTGAAACTTTTGTAGTTGGCCCAGGAAATAGGATGGCACACGCCGCCTCTCTTGCAGTAGCCGATAATCCCGGGAAAGCTTATAATCCCCTTTTTATTTATGGTGGTGCTGGATTAGGAAAAACACACCTCCTTCAAGCAATCGCTACAACAATAAGAACTAAAAAACCGAATTTATATATCTTATATATAACAAGTGAAAAATTTACCAACGAGTTTATAAATGCTATAAAAGACGATAAGATTAATTCATTTCAAGAACACTATAGAAATATAGATATACTACTAGTAGATGACATACAATTTATAGCTGGGAAAGAAAGAACACAAGAAGAATTCTTTCACACCTTTAACACTCTATATGAATCAGGAAAACAAATAGTTCTTTCATCAGATAGACCCCCAAAAGAGATCAAAACTTTAGAGGAAAGATTAAGAACAAGATTCGAAATGGGATTAATTGCAGATATACAACCCCCAGATTTAGAAACCAGAATCGCAATATTACAAAAAAAAGCTGAAATTGAAAATATAGATATAGAACCAGAAGCTTTAATATTAATTGCAGAAAAAGTCGCTTCAAACATTAGGGAATTAGAAGGAGTACTTACAAAGTCCATGGCACTTTGTTCAATTAACCAAGAATCGAAAGTAACTATAAAACACGCTCAAGAAGCTCTTAAAAATATAGAAGACAACAAATTAAATAACTTACCAACTATGGATGAAATTGCCATAGCAGTATCAAAAGTAATGCAAATTAAACTAGAGGATTTGAAAAGTAGGGGAAGAAAAAGTCATCAAGCAAATGCAAGACAAATTGCAATGTACTTATGTAGAGAAATGACAAAAAATTCACTTCCACAAATAGGTGAATATTTTGGCAGAGATCACTCCACAGTAATACATGCATATGAAAGAATAAAAGAAGACATTAGTAAAGACCAAACCCTAAAAAGAATAATTGAACAAATAAGATCTTTTTTAAAGTCAGTTTAAAAAAGCTTTACTTATCAACAAATGTTGATAACTTGTGGATAACTTGTTAATATTATGTGGATAAATGTTAATAAAAGGTTAATAACTTTAAAACTAATAAAAATTATCCACATATTAAATAATCAATAAACAAGTTTTCAACATCTAAATTCGCACTGTTATGCGAAAAAAATAAGTTATCAACATATCCACAAGAACTATTATTATTACTTAAAAAGGAGTTAAATAATGAGAGAAATTAAAGACAATGTTAATAACAAAGAAGATCAAAAAAAGATAAAACTTGAACTACAAACAAATGAATTAAACAAACTAATACAGGACCTTTCAAAAAATATAAAAAAGCATCCTGTAGAAATATTAAGAAACATCCAAATCTCAGCACAGGACAAACATATAATATTCAGATCAACCGACTTAGAAGTAGAAATAACCTATATTTTTAAAACAAACCAAGAAATAAAAATAGATCCCGTGCTCATAGAATCAAATGAATTAGCAAATCTAATCAAAAATTATCCAGATGAAAAAATAAACTTTGAATTCCAAAATGAAAAACTTATAATAGAAGGTGATGATTTATTAGCAACAATACCTCTAAAACAAGATCCAAACTTCCCAGACCCAATAGATATTTCAAAGGCACAACCAAAAGTTATTAACTTCAATATAATAAAACAGGCAATCGAAAAAGTTATAAATTCAAGCTCACAAAGCTCTGATTCAAAAATGAGCGGTGTAAACTTTAAAACAAAAGAAAAAATCCTTACTATAGCAGCCACAGATGGCTTTAGATTGGCAATATATAAAATAAATTTGGATGAGGAAATAGATATGAACTTTACAATATCAAAAAAATGTGCACAAGAGGTTATAAAATTTGATGCTACAATGCCTACGTCATATCAAACCCAAACTCATTGGGTTTTGTCTACACATCAAAAAATACTCTCAGTAAAGAAACTTAACTACGAGTATCCAAATTACGAAAAAGCTATCCCAACTGATAATAAATACAAATTTTACGTAAATAAAGAAGATTTCATAAAAAAACTAATTTTTACTTCATCACAATCAGAAATAGTAAAAATATCTTTACAAAACAACACGTTAAACATTCAATCATCAGATTCAAGAATAAACACAAAAACTACAGTAAGACCCGTAGAGGAAATAAAAGACATAGAATTTCTTTTTAAATCATCATACCTAATTAACGGACTTAAAATATTTGACGAGGAAGAAATTTTGTTTACATATAAAGATGAAAACAAACCAATTACTATTGAAAACAATTTAAATACAACTTATATAACCCTACCTGCAAGACCAGAAAGATAAAAAATAAGAAATGATATTAGAAATACACCACTTTAGAAACTTTGAACACAATTTTTTCAATTTTAACAAAAAAAACCTAATTATAGGAAAAAACGCATCCGGAAAAACAAACCTCTTAGAAGCAATATATTTAACTCTTAGGGGGAAAACAAAAAATAACGTACCCAATCAAAATCTAATACAATTTTCAAAAAAAAACGCACTCATAAGAAATAGTGTTTACGGAAAAAGAATAGAAATCATAATTAATAACAAAAATAAAATAATAAAAGTAAACGACAAAAGGTTAAACTCAAATATTGAACTATGGCAATACTTTAAAGTCTTTTATATAAATCCATTCGACTCTTTACTCTTATCACAAGAACCAAGAAATAAAAGAAAATTTCTCGACGAAATTATACTTAATATAAATCCAGATAATGCTAAAATATATAAAGATCTTAAAATTTTAAACACACAAAAAAACTATATTTTAAAAAATAAAAAAGATAGAGAACTTATTAAAAGTTACGATATAAAATTAACACAATTATCAAAGAAAATATCAAATTTAAGAGAAGAAGTTTTAAATAATATAATTCTAAATACCAAAGATTTACTTAAAGAAGAAAGTATAGAAATAAATTACTATAAAAGTTTAGAATCAAAAGAAATGGAAAAGAAGGATATTATTGAAGCAAAAACCAAAAGAAATATAATAAACCCATCAAGAGATAATTTCTCAGTAAAAATCAAAAATATAAATTCAACTTTTTTATCTACAGGTGAAATAAAAAAGTTTTCACTAGCACTTCACCTTGCAAAGATAAATATTTTTAAAGAATACAATTGTATTTCACTATTTGACGAAATCAACTCTTTCCTAGACAAAACAAATTTAGATATCCTTTTAAAATGGATCCAGAAAATAAATGACTATGTTTTTATCACATCCACTTCTGAATTAGATCTAGAAAATTTTGACAAGATTTTTTTATAATTAAATACTATGGATAAAATAGGCTTACTAATCTTAAACCAAATACCAAAAAATTTAAAACAGTGTTTTATTATAGAAAAAAATTGGCATGAAATAGTAGGTTTAAAACTATCAAAAATATCTAAACCAATAAAATTAAGTCAAAAAACTCTTACTATTTCAACAACTCATCCTACAATAAGTAGAGAAATTTCGCTTTATTCGGATACAATTATAGATAGAATTAAAAAGAAGCTAGATATAGATATTAAGAATTTAAAATTCAAAACTTTAAGTTTCGAAACAAATAAGCAGGATAAAATAAAAAAAATAAACAATTTATTTAATATTGAAATAAATTATCCAAATTGTTTTATAGAAATAAAAGATGAAAATATTAGAAAAAAAATAATGAACATATATAAGATAATAAAAACAAAAGAAAACAAAAGTAACAAAGGAGATGAATAAATTCATGAAATATACTTCAAAAGACATCGTAGTTCTAGAAGGAATGGAAGCAGTAAGAAAAAGACCTGGAATGTATATTGGTTCAGTTGGAATTAAAGGACTTTTACACCTGGTATATGAAGTAGTAGATAACTCTGTAGATGAGTTTATGGCAGGATATTGTAAAAAAATATCTGTAACAATTCATAAATCAAATTATGTAACTGTCGAAGATGACGGTAGAGGCATACCAACAGATATACACGAACAAACAAATAAAAATGCTCTTGAATTAGTGTTAACTACACTTCATGCTGGAGGAAAATTTAACGATAAAGTTTATAAGGTATCTGGAGGATTGCATGGGGTTGGTATATCAGTAGTAAACGCTTTGTCAGAAAGGTTTATTGCGACTATATATAGGGATGGAAAAATATTTACACAGGAATTTTCACGAGGCAATCCAATATCAGAAATCAAAATTATAGGCGAAAGCGATAAACATGGAACTAAAATAAAGTTCTTACCAGATAAAGAAATCTTCAAAGACATAAATTGGGATGCCGACGAATTAAAAGCAAGATTTAAGGAAATTACATTTTTAAATCCAGGCCTAGAAATAATTTTCTTAGATGAAAGAATTAATGAAAAAGAAATTTTTTATGATGAAAGAGGTTTGTTGGGTTTTGTTGAATACCTAAATAAAAATTCAAAACCTCTATATTCCCCACCTATACTTATTCAGGGTGAATATGAAGAGGTTTACGTTGATATAGCACTTCAACACATTGATTCAACTTATGAAAATATAATTTGTTTTGCTAATAACATTGCCACAAAGGAAGGTGGTTCACACCTAACAGCATTTAAAAATTCTTTAACAAAATTAACTAACCAATATGCAAAAGAAAAAAAGATTCTTAAAGAAGATGAAAATTTTCAAGGAGAAGATATTAGAAGTGGATTAACAGCAGTAATTTCAGTAAAATTAAAGGAGCCTTTATTTGAAGGGCAAACAAAAACCAAACTTTCTTCTTTAGAAGCTAAAAACGCCGTCGAAAAGCTTATGGAAAAATTCATAATAGAATTAGAATCAAAACCAGAAGTAGCTAATATGATAATAAAGTCATCTTTAGCCGCAAAAGAAGCCAGAGAGGCTGCAAAAAAAGCTAGGGACATGGTAAGGAAAAAACATGACTTTACATCTAGTATTTCTTTACCCGGAAAACTTGCACTATGTTCTTCAAAAAAACCAGAAGAATGTGAACTGTTTATTGTAGAGGGCGACAGTGCAGGTGGATCTGCAAAACAAGGAAGAGATAGAAGATTTCAAGCTATTCTTCCGTTAAGAGGAAAAATATTAAACGTTGAAAAGGCTAATATAGACAAAATTTTAGCAAACCAGGAAATAAAAGCTCTTGCTGCTTCAATTGGTTTACCTTT comes from Thermodesulfobium acidiphilum and encodes:
- the dnaA gene encoding chromosomal replication initiator protein DnaA, with amino-acid sequence MITRGLGDVNNIWQEILDVVEEKMGKPTVEAFLKPSKAIINKEEKKLTLILPNEFIKTYIEQKSGKLKNIIEDILEGENLKLHLEVDESIGNLSQEEYLEGNNKIERNEQKGFLSKYTFETFVVGPGNRMAHAASLAVADNPGKAYNPLFIYGGAGLGKTHLLQAIATTIRTKKPNLYILYITSEKFTNEFINAIKDDKINSFQEHYRNIDILLVDDIQFIAGKERTQEEFFHTFNTLYESGKQIVLSSDRPPKEIKTLEERLRTRFEMGLIADIQPPDLETRIAILQKKAEIENIDIEPEALILIAEKVASNIRELEGVLTKSMALCSINQESKVTIKHAQEALKNIEDNKLNNLPTMDEIAIAVSKVMQIKLEDLKSRGRKSHQANARQIAMYLCREMTKNSLPQIGEYFGRDHSTVIHAYERIKEDISKDQTLKRIIEQIRSFLKSV
- the dnaN gene encoding DNA polymerase III subunit beta codes for the protein MREIKDNVNNKEDQKKIKLELQTNELNKLIQDLSKNIKKHPVEILRNIQISAQDKHIIFRSTDLEVEITYIFKTNQEIKIDPVLIESNELANLIKNYPDEKINFEFQNEKLIIEGDDLLATIPLKQDPNFPDPIDISKAQPKVINFNIIKQAIEKVINSSSQSSDSKMSGVNFKTKEKILTIAATDGFRLAIYKINLDEEIDMNFTISKKCAQEVIKFDATMPTSYQTQTHWVLSTHQKILSVKKLNYEYPNYEKAIPTDNKYKFYVNKEDFIKKLIFTSSQSEIVKISLQNNTLNIQSSDSRINTKTTVRPVEEIKDIEFLFKSSYLINGLKIFDEEEILFTYKDENKPITIENNLNTTYITLPARPER
- the recF gene encoding DNA replication/repair protein RecF (All proteins in this family for which functions are known are DNA-binding proteins that assist the filamentation of RecA onto DNA for the initiation of recombination or recombinational repair.), which translates into the protein MILEIHHFRNFEHNFFNFNKKNLIIGKNASGKTNLLEAIYLTLRGKTKNNVPNQNLIQFSKKNALIRNSVYGKRIEIIINNKNKIIKVNDKRLNSNIELWQYFKVFYINPFDSLLLSQEPRNKRKFLDEIILNINPDNAKIYKDLKILNTQKNYILKNKKDRELIKSYDIKLTQLSKKISNLREEVLNNIILNTKDLLKEESIEINYYKSLESKEMEKKDIIEAKTKRNIINPSRDNFSVKIKNINSTFLSTGEIKKFSLALHLAKINIFKEYNCISLFDEINSFLDKTNLDILLKWIQKINDYVFITSTSELDLENFDKIFL
- a CDS encoding DciA family protein, with product MDKIGLLILNQIPKNLKQCFIIEKNWHEIVGLKLSKISKPIKLSQKTLTISTTHPTISREISLYSDTIIDRIKKKLDIDIKNLKFKTLSFETNKQDKIKKINNLFNIEINYPNCFIEIKDENIRKKIMNIYKIIKTKENKSNKGDE
- the gyrB gene encoding DNA topoisomerase (ATP-hydrolyzing) subunit B; this encodes MNKFMKYTSKDIVVLEGMEAVRKRPGMYIGSVGIKGLLHLVYEVVDNSVDEFMAGYCKKISVTIHKSNYVTVEDDGRGIPTDIHEQTNKNALELVLTTLHAGGKFNDKVYKVSGGLHGVGISVVNALSERFIATIYRDGKIFTQEFSRGNPISEIKIIGESDKHGTKIKFLPDKEIFKDINWDADELKARFKEITFLNPGLEIIFLDERINEKEIFYDERGLLGFVEYLNKNSKPLYSPPILIQGEYEEVYVDIALQHIDSTYENIICFANNIATKEGGSHLTAFKNSLTKLTNQYAKEKKILKEDENFQGEDIRSGLTAVISVKLKEPLFEGQTKTKLSSLEAKNAVEKLMEKFIIELESKPEVANMIIKSSLAAKEAREAAKKARDMVRKKHDFTSSISLPGKLALCSSKKPEECELFIVEGDSAGGSAKQGRDRRFQAILPLRGKILNVEKANIDKILANQEIKALAASIGLPFYEEDIPVSDWIKNLRFHKIIIMTDADVDGSHIRTLLLTLFFRYFRPLIEMGKVFIAQPPLYMIRKGKERMYAMNDEELNDILSKIKSPDSIQRFKGLGEMTPSQLWDVAMNPEKRTILRVYIDDASEANRIFEILMGDNVEYRKAFIERYAREVKNLDV